The following proteins come from a genomic window of Musa acuminata AAA Group cultivar baxijiao chromosome BXJ1-7, Cavendish_Baxijiao_AAA, whole genome shotgun sequence:
- the LOC135678931 gene encoding protein CELLULOSE SYNTHASE INTERACTIVE 1-like isoform X2, with protein MATTLAWRYTSSNGGSYGASDLEKKLDSKIQESEPPTPYSVTKMGLRDRGNVGDPDGTISSVAQCIEHLRQVSSTDQEKENSLKELLDLVVTRDSAFGAVGSHTQAVPVLVALLRSGSLGVKMLSASVLGSLCKEEEVRVKVLLGGCIPPLLALLKSSSAEGQTAAAKSIYAVSQGGARDHVGSKIFSTEGVVPALWDQLKNSPRNGSMVDGLLISALKNLSKNAEGFWSATIEYGGVDILIKLIVSGQISTLANACCLLGCVMMEDASICSRVLAAEATKQLLKLLGPGNEASVRAEAAGTLKALSAQCKEARREIATLGGIPALINATIAPSKEFMQGESAQALQENAMCALANISGGLSFVISSLGESLESCSSPSQVADTLGALASALMIYDINADSIRPSDPLVIEKILVKQFKPKMAFLVQERTIEALASLYGNNILSRTLENPDAKRLLVCLITITMNEAQEELVKSLVILCNKECSLWHALQGRDGVQLLISLLGLSSEQQQEYAVALLCLLSNENDESKWAITAAGGIPPLVQILETGSSKAKEDSAMILGNLCNHSEDIRACVESADAVPALLWLLKNGSDNGKEIASRTINYLIQKSDTGTISQLSALLTSSEPESKVHILDALRSLLSVAPLNDILREGSAANDAIETMIKILSSAREETQAKSASALAALFHCRKDLRETHFALKTLVSIMNLLNVESEKFLTEASCCLAAIFLSIMQNKEVAAVARDALAPLVILASSPILEVAEQATHALANLLLDYEISTQTSPEEIILPITRVMQDGTMEGKTHAAAAISHFLQCHFVDQTLADIVNRAGTVLTLIDTLESVSIQDAATSEVLDALVMLSRSKNSIDLVNPPWSILAENPHKIAPLVSCIAEGTSLLQDKAIEVLSRLCYDQHSILGVLVSGASVCMPSIARRVVESNSFKIKVGGSALLICAAEAQSQKLVDALHETSLCMRLIHSLVKMLHPTGSSFDHRNDEWPTGIIINRHPKRHPITGEVELSTALISGNMIVLWLLSKLAIHDNHTKAIIMEAGAVEILADKISCHGLLSIQGDSREDNGMWVSALLVALLFQDRDIIRSNATMRSIPVLASLLRSEQSVNRYFAAQALASLVSGGSRGTLLSVANSGAANGLISLLGCADNNIADLLELAEEFSLVPNPQQVALERLFRVDEIRIGTTSRKAIPALVDLLKPIPDRPGAPFLALGLLAQLAVDCPSNKLVMVDSGALEALNKYLSLGPQDTTEEAATDLLGILFSTAEVRHHESAHSSVNQLIAVLRLGGRNSRYSAAKALESLFSSDHIRHGESARQAIQPLVEILSTGSAREQHAAIAALVRLLHDNPSRAFNIVDVELSAVDVLVRILSSNSSLELKGDAAELCAVLFGNTRIRSTAVAARCVDPMVSLLVGEFSSAQHSAVRTLDKLLDEDQLAEVIAAHGAVVPLVDLLSGKNYSLHEAVASAFIKLGKNRPDCKLELVKCGVIERILDILHKAPDFLCVAFAELLRILTNNASIVKGPSAAKVVDPLFLLLTRSEFGADGQHSTLKVLVNILEQSQCRANYNLTPQQAIEPVIALLDSPSQAVKQLAAELLSILLLEEHLQKDPVTQQAIIPLIELLGSGICILQQKAIKALVKIVMIWSNTIAKQGGVHEISKVILQSDTPLPHAIWESAAWILSIILQYSSEYFLEVPVAVLVQLLHSGTETTVIGALNALLVLESDDSTSAEAMAESGAVEALLELVRSHQCEEAAARLLESLLNNVKIRDSKAAKSAILPLSMYLLDPQTQSQQGKLLAALALGDLFQNEGLARTTDAVSACRALINLLEDQPTEEMKVVALCALQNLVTYSRSNKRAVAEAGGVQVVLELINSSNPDTSAQAAMFVKLLFSTQTIQEYASSETVTTITAAIEKDLLASGSVNEEYLKALNALLSNFPRLRATEPVTLSIPLLVKCLKTGSEVSQEAALDSLFLLRQAWSVCPAEVFKAQTVAASEAIPLLQYLIQCGPPRFQEKAELLLQSLPGTLTVIIKRGNNLRQSVGNPSVYCKLRLGSNPPIHTKIVSTGPTPEWDESFTWAFDSPPKGQKLHISCKNKSKFGKKSFGKVTIQVDQVVVLGSAAGEYILLPESKSGPPRHLEIEFQWSNK; from the exons ATGGCGACAACACTTGCTTGGAGGTACACAAGCAGCAATGGTGGCAGCTATGGAGCATCAGATCTG GAGAAAAAGTTGGATTCTAAGATTCAAGAATCGGAGCCACCAACTCCATATTCAGTCACAAAGATGGGCTTGAG AGATCGTGGCAATGTGGGAGATCCAGATGGAACAATTTCAAGTGTTGCCCAGTGCATTGAACATTTGCGTCAGGTTTCTTCAACAGATCAAGAAAAAGAGAACTCTTTGAAAGAGTTACTAGATCTTGTCGTAACTCGTGATAGTGCTTTTGGGGCTGTTGGCTCTCACACACAAGCAGTTCCAGTACTTGTTGCTCTTCTCAGATCAGGATCACTGGGAGTCAAAATGCTATCTGCCTCTGTATTAGGATCTCTTTGCAAGGAGGAAGAAGTAAGAGTAAAAGTACTTCTTGGTGGATGCATTCCTCCTTTGCTTGCTCTCCTTAAGTCTAGCTCAGCCGAGGGCCAAACTGCAGCTGCCAAATCTATTTATGCTGTTTCACAAGGTGGGGCAAGGGACCATGTTGGATCAAAGATTTTCTCAACTGAAGGAGTTGTTCCTGCCTTATGGGACCAACTGAAGAACAGTCCTAGAAATGGAAGCATGGTTGATGGGTTGCTTATTTCTGCATTAAAAAACTTATCCAAGAATGCAGAGGGATTTTGGTCGGCAACTATAGAATATGGTGGGGTAGATATACTCATAAAACTGATTGTTTCCGGGCAAATAAGTACCTTGGCAAATGCTTGCTGTCTTCTTGGATGTGTAATGATGGAAGATGCATCAATTTGTTCTCGAGTCTTAGCTGCAGAAGCCACCAAACAACTCCTCAAATTGCTTGGGCCTGGAAATGAAGCCTCTGTCAGAGCTGAGGCTGCAGGCACACTTAAAGCTCTTTCTGCACAGTGTAAGGAAGCCAGACGTGAGATTGCTACTTTAGGTGGGATCCCTGCTTTAATCAATGCAACTATAGCTCCATCAAAAGAATTTATGCAAGGGGAATCTGCTCAAGCATTGCAGGAAAATGCAATGTGTGCATTGGCAAATATATCTGGTGGGTTGTCGTTTGTCATTTCCAGCCTTGGTGAGAGCCTTGAATCATGTTCTTCACCTTCACAGGTTGCTGACACATTGGGTGCTTTAGCTTCAGCCTTAATGATATATGATATAAATGCTGACTCTATCAGGCCATCAGATCCTTTGGTTATTGAGAAGATACTAGTAAAGCAATTCAAACCAAAGATGGCGTTTCTTGTGCAGGAGCGTACTATTGAAGCCTTAGCCAGCTTGTATGGGAACAACATACTCTCAAGGACGCTTGAAAATCCTGATGCAAAGCGCTTGCTTGTTTGTTTAATAACTATAACAATGAACGAGGCGCAAGAGGAGCTTGTTAAATCTCTGGTTATACTGTGCAACAAAGAATGCAGTCTATGGCATGCATTGCAAGGTCGTGATGGTGTTCAGTTGTTGATATCTCTTCTTGGTCTCTCTTCAGAGCAACAGCAGGAATATGCAGTTGCTTTGCTTTGCCTTCTGTCCAATGAGAATGATGAAAGCAAATGGGCCATAACTGCTGCTGGAGGAATACCACCTCTTGTTCAAATCTTGGAAACAGGATCTTCCAAAGCAAAAGAAGATTCTGCAATGATCCTTGGCAACCTCTGTAACCACAGTGAAGATATAAGAGCATGTGTTGAAAGCGCCGATGCAGTACCTGCTTTACTGTGGCTGCTAAAGAATGGAAGTGATAATGGGAAGGAAATTGCATCAAGAACTATAAACTATTTAATCCAAAAGTCGGACACTGGAACTATCAGCCAGCTGTCAGCTCTGCTAACTAGCAGTGAGCCTGAGTCTAAAGTTCATATATTGGATGCACTAAGAAGTTTGCTCTCAGTGGCACCCCTGAATGACATCTTGCGTGAAGGAAGTGCTGCAAATGATGCCATTGAGACCATGATAAAAATCCTTAGCTCTGCAAGAGAAGAGACTCAAGCTAAATCAGCATCAGCTCTTGCAGCACTCTTTCACTGCCGCAAAGACTTAAGAGAAACTCATTTTGCTTTGAAGACTCTTGTGtctatcatgaatctacttaatgTTGAGTCTGAAAAATTTCTGACAGAGGCTTCGTGCTGCCTTGCTGCTATTTTTCTTTCCATTATGCAGAACAAGGAGGTTGCTGCAGTTGCTAGAGATGCTTTGGCTCCATTAGTTATTCTTGCCAGTTCCCCAATTCTTGAAGTGGCTGAGCAGGCAACGCATGCTTTAGCTAATCTTCTTCTGGATTATGAAATTTCCACACAAACATCTCCTGAGGAGATTATTCTCCCTATTACACGTGTTATGCAAGATGGCACTATGGAAGGGAAAACTCATGCTGCAGCAGCAATCTCTCATTTTCTTCAGTGTCACTTTGTTGATCAGACATTGGCTGATATTGTAAACCGTGCTGGGACAGTTCTCACACTCATTGACACTCTAGAATCTGTAAGTATTCAAGACGCAGCTACTTCAGAAGTTCTTGATGCACTTGTGATGTTATCGAGGTCCAAAAATTCAATAGACCTTGTAAATCCTCCATGGTCAATCCTTGCTGAAAATCCCCACAAGATAGCCCCTTTAGTTTCTTGTATAGCTGAAGGAACATCCTTGTTGCAAGATAAAGCTATAGAAGTACTGTCAAGACTCTGTTATGATCAACACTCTATACTCGGTGTTCTAGTATCTGGAGCCTCTGTGTGTATGCCATCCATTGCAAGACGAGTAGTTGAGTCCAACAGTTTCAAAATTAAAGTCGGAGGAAGTGCTCTCCTTATTTGTGCTGCAGAAGCCCAGAGCCAGAAGCTGGTAGATGCCTTGCATGAAACAAGCTTATGCATGCGACTTATTCATTCCCTTGTGAAGATGCTACACCCCACAGGTTCTTCATTTGACCACAGAAATGATGAATGGCCAACTGGTATTATAATCAACAGGCATCCCAAAAGGCATCCCATTACTGGTGAAGTGGAACTCAGCACAGCTTTGATCTCCGGTAACATGATTGTCCTATGGCTACTTTCTAAACTTGCTATTCATGATAATCATACCAAAGCAATTATAATGGAGGCTGGGGCAGTTGAGATCCTCGCTGACAAAATCTCTTGTCATGGACTCCTGTCTATACAG GGCGATTCTAGAGAAGATAACGGTATGTGGGTTTCTGCTTTACTCGTAGCATTGCTATTTCAAGATAGGGATATTATACGTTCAAATGCAACAATGCGCTCTATTCCAGTGCTTGCAAGTTTGTTGAGATCAGAGCAGTCTGTGAACAGATACTTTGCCGCACAGGCTTTGGCAAGTCTAGTTTCTGGTGGTAGCAGAGGAACTTTGCTTTCTGTTGCTAATTCTGGGGCAGCTAATGGGCTTATATCTTTGCTTGGTTGTGCTGACAATAATATAGCTGATCTTCTAGAATTGGCAGAGGAGTTCTCTTTGGTGCCAAATCCACAACAAGTTGCACTGGAGAGGTTGTTCAGAGTTGATGAAATTAGGATTGGCACAACTTCACGGAAAGCAATACCTGCACTTGTTGATCTACTCAAGCCAATTCCAGATCGACCAGGTGCACCTTTTCTTGCATTAGGCCTCTTAGCACAGCTAGCAGTAGATTGCCCATCAAACAAGCTGGTAATGGTTGATTCTGGGGCCCTGGAGGCACTTAATAAGTACCTGTCACTTGGCCCACAAGATACAACAGAAGAAGCCGCAACAGATCTACTGGGCATTCTGTTCAGCACCGCTGAAGTAAGGCATCATGAATCAGCACATAGTTCTGTTAATCAACTTATTGCAGTCTTACGTTTGGGAGGAAGAAATTCCAGGTATAGTGCAGCTAAAGCACTTGAGAGTTTGTTTTCATCAGATCATATCAGGCATGGAGAGTCAGCTCGGCAAGCTATTCAACCTCTTGTAGAGATTTTGAGTACTGGCTCTGCAAGGGAGCAACATGCTGCTATCGCTGCACTTGTTAGGCTGCTTCATGATAACCCATCAAGAGCCTTTAACATTGTGGATGTGGAACTGAGCGCTGTGGATGTTCTCGTCCGGATTCTTTCTTCAAATAGTTCACTAGAACTGAAGGGAGATGCTGCTGAGTTATGTGCTGTTCTTTTTGGAAATACAAGAATCCGATCTACTGCAGTTGCTGCACGTTGTGTGGATCCTATGGTGTCTCTACTAGTAGGTGAGTTTAGTTCTGCTCAACACTCAGCAGTTCGAACATTGGATAAGCTTTTAGATGAAGATCAGTTGGCGGAAGTAATTGCTGCACATGGAGCTGTTGTCCCACTGGTTGATCTGCTATCTGGTAAAAATTATAGCCTTCATGAGGCAGTTGCTAGTGCATTCATAAAATTAGGCAAAAACAGGCCAGATTGTAAGTTGGAATTGGTAAAGTGCGGAGTAATAGAAAGAATACTTGATATTCTTCACAAAGCTCCAGATTTTCTTTGTGTTGCATTTGCAGAACTTCTTCGAATATTGACTAACAATGCTAGCATAGTTAAGGGTCCATCAGCTGCCAAAGTTGTGGATCCACTTTTTCTTTTACTTACAAGATCTGAATTTGGTGCTGATGGACAGCATAGTACATTAAAGGTTCTTGTTAATATTTTGGAGCAATCCCAGTGTCGAGCTAATTATAACCTGACACCTCAACAGGCTATTGAACCAGTCATTGCACTACTGGATTCACCCAGTCAAGCGGTAAAACAGTTAGCTGCAGAACTTCTATCAATTCTTCTTTTGGAGGAACACCTGCAGAAGGATCCAGTCACACAGCAAGCAATTATTCCTCTCATTGAACTTCTTGGATCAGGTATATGCATCTTACAGCAGAAAGCAATAAAAGCTCTCGTTAAAATTGTCATGATCTGGTCAAACACAATTGCAAAACAAGGTGGTGTCCATGAAATATCTAAGGTCATACTGCAATCTGACACTCCCTTGCCTCATGCTATATGGGAATCTGCTGCTTGGATTCTGTCCATTATCTTGCAGTATAGCTCTGAATATTTTCTGGAGGTGCCTGTGGCTGTTCTAGTGCAACTGCTTCACTCTGGAACAGAAACTACAGTTATTGGTGCACTGAATGCCCTCCTTGTCTTGGAAAGTGATGATTCAACTAGCGCAGAAGCAATGGCTGAAAGTGGCGCAGTGGAGGCTCTGCTAGAACTTGTCAGGAGTCATCAGTGTGAGGAAGCTGCAGCCAGATTATTGGAATCATTATTGAACAATGTGAAGATTAGAGACTCAAAAGCTGCTAAATCTGCCATATTACCATTATCAATGTACCTTCTAGATCCTCAAACACAGTCTCAGCAGGGGAAGTTGCTTGCAGCTCTTGCGTTAGGTGATCTATTCCAGAATGAAGGTCTTGCTCGAACTACAGATGCTGTTTCAGCATGCCGGGCTCTGATAAATCTCCTTGAAGATCAACCAACTGAAGAAATGAAAGTTGTAGCCTTATGTGCCCTGCAAAACCTAGTAACTTACAGCCGGTCTAATAAGAGAGCTGTTGCAGAAGCTGGTGGTGTCCAAGTTGTGCTTGAGCTGATCAATTCCAGCAATCCAGATACTTCAGCCCAGGCAGCGATGTTTGTTAAACTTCTGTTTTCTACTCAAACTATCCAAGAATATGCTTCCAGTGAGACTGTAACAACAATTACTG CTGCAATCGAAAAGGATTTATTGGCCTCTGGAAGTGTGAATGAGGAGTATTTAAAAGCACTAAATGCACTGCTAAGTAACTTTCCTCGCTTGAGAGCCACTGAACCTGTTACACTGAGTATTCCTCTTCTGGTAAAGTGCCTCAAAACCGGATCAGAGGTGTCTCAGGAAGCAGCATTAGATTCACTGTTCCTTCTCAGGCAGGCATGGTCTGTGTGCCCGGCTGAAGTTTTCAAAGCTCAGACTGTTGCTGCTTCGGAGGCTATTCCTTTACTGCAATACTTGATCCAATGTGGCCCACCCCGATTTCAGGAGAAAGCTGAACTTCTGCTGCAGAGTTTACCGGGGACACTAACTGTTATAATAAAACGTGGAAACAATTTGAGACAATCGGTGGGAAACCCAAGTGTCTACTGCAAACTTAGGCTTGGCAGCAACCCACCTATACACACCAAG ATTGTGTCAACTGGTCCTACACCTGAATGGGATGAAAGTTTCACGTGGGCATTTGATAGTCCTCCTAAAGGCCAAAAGCTCCACATATCTTGCAAGAACAAGAGTAAATTCGGAAAG AAATCGTTTGGAAAGGTGACGATCCAAGTTGATCAGGTGGTTGTGCTAGGATCGGCTGCCGGAGAGTATATTCTACTTCCCGAAAGCAAAAGTGGCCCTCCTCGGCACTTGGAAATAGAATTCCAGTGGTCAAACAAATAA